One window from the genome of Cucumis melo cultivar AY chromosome 12, USDA_Cmelo_AY_1.0, whole genome shotgun sequence encodes:
- the LOC103489380 gene encoding uncharacterized protein LOC103489380, giving the protein MADENSDIPLAMEEVSEAEVSQEESFDIPVVAVANISEPEDITEESIDIIDIIDIPATIEVNEPESCKVEVIVDTDSNTPKIRPKVLSRYLRPHTGSCHDFCKYGSEHALEGKPASPVSRKAKLVGGNSQDLRRTIVSLAKQNKESNSPKSSQEYNPINITDLKEDIISSPEIVTPPKRLLPSTKEVQAAAVHYSRTKLNLSSSKVSSFAGQGSSRTKRNKEIRKGKRKDGDGSLSSSNSTSRSLEMNISAEEDITALVPEVGSRTPKTRVKRVAIADKKSIGRNGLKSQIHHIKCKPDPSNNEDVEEKTLYMIEPSSKNETEGMSQSSVHTTESSQPQSSSTTDNNLKHEQEAVANSIVPPMSEKKNVVKRARNGTSPKILSTSPTVFKGIRPKRFGMVQRSETRSAPSSPLSSRSQSEPIHVEHRGSTSGNGVKKIENSKVDHRLKTRRMTLTDSENGDCQSRKLKFRKGRMVELQPETSTPRRLKFRRVRLLGEAESPKGDSRKRNIKGKEGNQNGKEVKEGENSSLRQQDKDLKKKRSFRDGKLVSSRFKSERVVLRHQDSKGKKEVLNLFNNVIEETASKLAKTRKSKVKALVGAFETVISLQDTKPTATTSVA; this is encoded by the coding sequence ATGGCCGACGAGAATAGTGACATACCACTTGCTATGGAGGAGGTTAGTGAGGCTGAAGTTAGCCAAGAGGAGAGCTTTGATATCCCTGTCGTTGCAGTTGCCAATATAAGTGAGCCTGAAGATATCACTGAGGAAAGCATTGATATAATTGACATCATTGATATCCCTGCCACTATAGAGGTAAATGAGCCCGAAAGTTGCAAGGTAGAAGTTATTGTGGACACTGATAGTAATACCCCAAAGATCAGACCAAAGGTTCTCTCTCGCTATCTTCGACCCCACACTGGTTCCTGCCACGATTTTTGCAAATATGGTTCAGAACACGCTCTTGAAGGGAAGCCTGCAAGTCCAGTCTCGAGAAAAGCTAAGTTAGTTGGAGGCAATAGCCAGGATTTGAGGAGGACTATAGTTTCTTTGGcgaaacaaaacaaagaatcaAACAGTCCGAAGTCCTCCCAAGAGTATAACCCCATCAATATTACCGACTTGAAGGAAGATATAATATCTTCCCCTGAGATTGTTACTCCTCCAAAGAGGCTTTTACCTTCCACCAAGGAAGTACAGGCTGCAGCAGTGCATTATAGTCGGACGAAACTTAATTTGTCTTCATCAAAGGTGTCTTCTTTTGCAGGACAAGGCAGTTCACGAaccaaaagaaataaagaaattcgaaaaggaaagagaaaagatGGAGATGGAAGTTTAAGCAGTTCAAATAGTACAAGTAGAAGCCTAGAGATGAATATCTCCGCAGAGGAGGATATAACAGCCTTGGTGCCAGAAGTAGGTTCTAGGACTCCAAAAACTCGTGTCAAGCGAGTTGCAATTGCAGATAAGAAAAGCATTGGGAGGAATGGCTTAAAGAGCCAAATCCATCATATAAAATGTAAACCCGATCCATCTAACAATGAAGATGTGGAGGAGAAAACTTTATACATGATTGAACCGTCTTCCAAGAATGAAACAGAGGGAATGTCTCAGAGTAGTGTTCATACAACCGAGTCATCTCAACCACAATCTTCATCAACAACAGACAACAACTTGAAGCATGAACAAGAGGCAGTTGCGAACTCCATAGTGCCACCAATGTCAGAGAAAAAGAATGTCGTGAAACGTGCTAGAAATGGTACCAGTCCTAAAATTTTATCTACATCTCCAACAGTTTTCAAAGGTATTAGACCTAAGAGATTTGGTATGGTGCAAAGGTCTGAGACTCGATCAGCTCCTTCATCACCATTGTCATCTAGGTCCCAATCTGAACCCATCCATGTTGAGCACCGTGGCTCTACCTCAGGAAATGGCGTGAAAAAAATTGAGAATTCAAAGGTGGACCACAGGCTTAAGACCAGAAGGATGACTCTAACCGATTCAGAAAATGGAGATTGCCAGTCTAGAAAGCTTAAGTTTAGGAAGGGCAGGATGGTTGAACTTCAACCTGAAACCAGTACGCCAAGGAGGCTCAAATTTCGGCGTGTACGTTTACTTGGTGAGGCTGAAAGTCCTAAAGGTGATTCAAGGAAGAGAAACATCAAGGGTAAAGAGGGGAACCAGAATGGGAAGGAAGTGAAGGAAGGTGAGAATAGTTCTTTAAGACAGCAAGATAAGGatttaaagaaaaagagaagctTTAGGGATGGTAAATTGGTTTCTAGTAGATTCAAATCTGAGAGAGTTGTCCTTAGGCATCAGGAttcaaaaggaaagaaagaagtcCTAAATCTGTTTAATAATGTCATTGAAGAGACAGCAAGCAAGCTTGCAAAAACCAGAAAAAGTAAGGTGAAGGCTTTGGTTGGTGCCTTTGAAACTGTAATATCTCTTCAAGATACCAAACCTACTGCAACAACAAGTGTTGCATGA
- the LOC103489677 gene encoding heparanase-like protein 1 isoform X2, whose protein sequence is MSMGNLSHPLLSKAIQAFHNLRIRIGGSLQDQVLYDVGNLKTPCRPFQKISSGLFGFSKGCLHMNRWDELNHLFSRTGAIVTFGLNALYGRHKIGRTQWGGDWDSSNARDFMKYTITKGYVIESWEFGNELSGSGVAASVGAVQYGKDLIRLKSIINELYQDSNSKPSLIAPGGFYEQDWYAKLLQVTGSNVVDVITHHIYNLGPGIDPNLVKKILDPQYLSRVSETFSKVDQTIQTYGPWASAWIGESGGAYNSGGRNVSNTFVNSFWYLDQLGMAAKYRTKVYCRQTLIGGNYGLLNTGTFVPNPDFYSALLWHRLMGTGVLDVNSDASPFLRYYAHCSKERAGVTALFINLSNQTRFEVSARNSLTIKPMRIHKGSSFMQGIKKTVSWVGNKASDLSISREEYHLTPKDGFLQSQTMVLNDIPLELTEDGNIPPLNPVLNDVKSPIVIAPLSIAFIVFPNFEAPTCK, encoded by the exons ATGTCCATGGGG AACCTATCTCATCCTCTTCTTTCCAAGGCAATTCAAG CTTTCCATAATTTAAGGATCAGAATTGGTGGCTCTTTACAAGACCAAGTATTGTATGATGTCGGAAACTTGAAAACCCCCTGCCGTCCATTTCAGAAGATAAGCTCGGGGTTATTTGGTTTCTCAAAGGGATGTTTACACATGAATCGGTGGGATGAGCTAAACCATTTATTCTCCAGGACAGG AGCCATTGTGACATTTGGCTTGAATGCCCTTTATGGGAGGCACAAGATTGGTAGAACTCAGTGGGGAGGAGATTGGGACTCCAGTAATGCTCGTGATTTTATGAAGTACACCATTACTAAGGGATATGTGATCGAGTCGTGGGAATTTG GTAATGAATTGAGTGGAAGTGGTGTTGCTGCTAGTGTTGGTGCTGTACAGTATGGAAAAGACCTGATCCGACTCAAAAGCATCATCAATGAGCTGTACCAAGATTCCAACTCAAAACCGTCACTTATAGCACCTGGAGGATTTTATGAGCAGGATTGGTATGCAAAACTTCTCCAGGTTACAGGATCAAATGTGGTTGATGTCATCACCCATCATATATATAACTTGGGTCCAG GCATTGATCCCAATCTAGTGAAAAAGATACTTGATCCCCAATACCTTAGCAGAGTATCAGAAACATTCAGCAAAGTTGATCAAACCATCCAAACATATGGTCCGTGGGCTTCTGCATGGATTGGGGAATCTGGTGGGGCATACAACAGTGGTGGCCGTAATGTATCTAACACATTTGTCAACAGTTTTTG GTACCTAGATCAGCTGGGTATGGCAGCCAAGTACAGAACAAAGGTCTACTGCAGACAAACACTAATTGGTGGAAATTATGGTCTTCTAAACACCGGCACATTTGTGCCAAATCCAGATTTCTACAG TGCACTTCTATGGCACCGGCTTATGGGAACAGGTGTTCTTGATGTCAATAGTGATGCTTCTCCCTTTTTACGCTATTATGCTCATTGCTCAAAAGAAAGG GCTGGTGTGACTGCATTGTTTATTAATTTAAGTAATCAAACACGTTTTGAAGTCAGTGCTCGGAACAGCTTAACTATAAAGCCGATGAGGATTCACAAAGGGAGCTCTTTCATGCAAGGTATTAAGAAAACAGTAAGTTGGGTTGGAAACAAGGCATCAGATTTGTCCATATCAAGAGAAGAATACCACCTGACTCCAAAAGATGGTTTCCTTCAAAGCCAAACCATGGTTCTAAATGATATCCCATTAGAACTGACTGAAGATGGAAACATTCCTCCACTAAACCCTGTTCTTAATGATGTGAAATCTCCTATAGTTATAGCTCCTTTGTCCATTGCTTTTATAGTGTTCCCAAATTTTGAAGCTCCAACTTGCAAATGA
- the LOC103489198 gene encoding flavin-containing monooxygenase FMO GS-OX-like 9 has product MVSERVKNGVKVDDHQLFVNSTNIKKVCVIGAGASGLVAARELRKEGHKVIVFEQNDDVGGQWLYDPNVQNEHPLGRSKFLNVHSSIYSSLRIASPREIMGFSDFPFVAKKFAHDSRRFPGHYELFLYLKDFCRCFDLNQLIRFNTRVEYVGIIDHKNKNNIVVGDIQWVVRSRDCKCKHKKINGDDDDEDLIEEVFDAVVVANGHYSHPRLPTIKGMDKWKRKQIHSHVYRVPDPFCNEVVVVVGNSQSGQDISLDLIEVAKEIHLSTKSLDTVTQGLSKVIQKYQNLHLQPQIESLEEDGRVVFVDGSSIVADTILYCTGYSYAFPFLDTKGIVVVDDDRVGPLYEHTFPPSLAPSLSFIGIPRKLIGFPFFESQAIWIAQLLSGKRTLPSYDDMMQSIKQFYHSKDIAGIPKHNTHDLAEFEYCDRYGDNVGFPHLEEWRKKLCVTAIINSSNNLETFRDLMDDDEDLQEAYQSPHFTQLGAQVFPLDHM; this is encoded by the exons ATGGTTTCAGAGAGAGTAAAGAATGGTGTAAAAGTTGATGATCATCAACTATTCGTGAACAGTACAAACATAAAGAAGGTTTGTGTAATTGGAGCTGGAGCTTCAGGCTTGGTAGCAGCCAGAGAGCTAAGAAAAGAAGGCCACAAAGTAATCGTTTTCGAGCAAAACGACGACGTGGGTGGCCAATGGTTATACGATCCAAATGTACAAAATGAACATCCTTTAGGAAGATCCAAATTCCTCAATGTTCATAGCAGCATTTATTCTTCTTTAAGGATTGCTTCTCCAAGAGAAATCATGGGTTTCTCTGATTTTCCCTTTGTTGCTAAGAAATTTGCGCATGATTCTAGGAGATTTCCTGGCCATTATGAGTTGTTTTTGTATTTGAAGGATTTTTGTCGTTGTTTTGATTTGAATCAACTTATAAGGTTTAATACTAGAGTTGAATATGTGGGTATTATCGAtcataagaataaaaataatattgttgTTGGTGATATTCAATGGGTTGTTAGAAGTAGAGATTGTAAGTGTAAGCATAAGAAGATTAATggggatgatgatgatgaagatctgaTTGAAGAAGTTTTTGATGCTGTTGTTGTTGCTAATGGACATTATTCTCATCCTAGATTGCCTACCATTAAag GAATGGACAAATGGAAGAGAAAGCAAATTCACAGTCATGTTTATAGGGTTCCCGATCCATTTTGCAATGAG GTAGTGGTGGTGGTGGGAAACTCTCAAAGTGGGCAAGACATATCGCTAGATCTAATAGAAGTGGCAAAGGAAATACATTTGAGCACAAAATCCTTAGACACTGTTACTCAAGGTTTATCCAAAGTCATTCAAAAGTATCAAAACTTGCACCTTCAACCACAG ATTGAATCTCTTGAAGAAGATGGGAGAGTGGTGTTTGTTGATGGATCTTCTATAGTTGCTGATACTATTTTATATTGCACTGG GTATTCATACGCGTTTCCATTTCTTGACACGAAAGGAATAGTTGTTGTGGATGATGATCGAGTGGGGCCTTTGTACGAGCATACATTTCCCCCTTCCTTGGCTCCCTCACTTTCATTTATAGGCATTCCACGGAAG CTCATAGGTTTCCCTTTCTTTGAATCACAAGCAATATGGATAGCTCAACTGCTGTCTGGGAAAAGGACATTGCCATCATATGATGATATGATGCAATCCATCAAACAGTTTTATCACTCAAAAGATATTGCTGGCATCCCAAAGCATAACACCCATGATTTAGCTGAATTTGAG TATTGTGACAGATATGGTGATAACGTCGGATTTCCACATTTGGAGGAATGGAGGAAAAAACTGTGTGTAACAGCTATTATAAATTCCTCAAACAATCTCGAAACGTTTCGAGATTTGATGGATGATGATGAGGATCTTCAAGAAGCCTATCAAAGCCCTCATTTCACTCAACTTGGAGCTCAAGTTTTTCCTTTGGACCACATGTAA
- the LOC103489611 gene encoding F-box/LRR-repeat protein At2g43260-like, whose protein sequence is MKKMGNNIIDSELPSDILLQILLLLQPFSKLFTCRLVSKNWNKCISSFKFDSNLFITQISRCRRRSRNRLHCVDLNPNRSEGVNLVGSFKLHPSWSPSSTGIVNICNGLLCILNGKRVAILNPMTNEYMELPSRTEYQSSVYGLGYSPKTKQYKVARHSFKNDELFVEILAFGTSLADQDGNQNEVQSQWRHVVSISTTYKMHRHGTYFNGAIYWVGEGERSDSSAKNVYVLRRLNVTNEKFEELWLPEIGSIWKHTSYCGVFNGKLYLSHYVTADSMYHVLMMNGKGLWETPFFISIPRFYKGSTRLESNHFQLIKPWKKGKILCLFYSFLLVLFDTKSGKLEKLDYVEEEVKKSFRICHMDSIHFGSLPNILAGK, encoded by the coding sequence ATGAAGAAGATGGGGAATAACATAATAGATTCAGAGCTTCCATCCGATATTCTTCTCCAAATATTGTTGTTGCTTCAACCATTTTCCAAATTATTCACTTGCAGGCTAGTGAGTAAAAATTGGAACAAATGCATTTCAAGTTTTAAGTTTGATTCCAACCTTTTCATTACCCAAATTTCTCGTTGTCGTAGACGTAGTCGTAATCGCCTTCACTGTGTGGATTTGAATCCTAACCGTTCGGAAGGGGTAAATCTTGTTGGGTCATTTAAGTTGCATCCTTCATGGTCCCCCTCCTCTACTGGAATTGTCAATATTTGTAATGGACTTCTTTGTATCTTGAATGGCAAACGTGTTGCAATACTAAATCCTATGACAAATGAGTACATGGAGCTTCCGAGTAGGACCGAATATCAGTCGTCCGTCTATGGACTTGGTTATAGTCCTAAGACAAAGCAGTACAAAGTAGCAAGACATTCGTTCAAAAATGATGAGTTGTTTGTAGAGATTTTAGCATTTGGCACAAGTTTGGCGGATCAAGATGGGAATCAGAATGAGGTTCAAAGTCAGTGGAGACACGTAGTTAGCATAAGTACAACCTATAAAATGCATCGCCATGGTACTTACTTTAATGGAGCCATCTATTGGGTTGGAGAAGGAGAGAGGTCTGATTCATCGGCCAAAAATGTGTATGTGTTGCGGCGTTTGAATGTAACAAATGAGAAATTTGAAGAACTTTGGCTTCCTGAAATTGGATCTATTTGGAAACATACTTCTTATTGTGGAGTGTTTAATGGAAAATTGTATCTAAGTCATTACGTGACGGCGGATTCTATGTACCATGTGTTGATGATGAATGGAAAAGGCTTGTGGGAGACACCATTTTTTATTAGCATACCAAGGTTTTACAAAGGTTCGACACGTCTTGAGTCCAATCACTTTCAACTAATCAAACCTTGGAAGAAGGGAAAGATTTTGTGTCTTTTCTACTCGTTTCTTTTAGTCTTGTTTGATACCAAGAGTGGGAAGTTGGAGAAACTGGATTATGTCGAGGAGGAAGTTAAGAAATCTTTTCGCATTTGTCATATGGACTCCATCCATTTTGGTTCTCTCCCCAACATTTTGGCAGGGAAGTAG
- the LOC103489677 gene encoding heparanase-like protein 1 isoform X1 — MDVRFFLLLLVVSLPAIWAQDIEHARIIINANEKVAETDYNFICATLDWWPHDKCDYNQCPWGYSSVINLNLSHPLLSKAIQAFHNLRIRIGGSLQDQVLYDVGNLKTPCRPFQKISSGLFGFSKGCLHMNRWDELNHLFSRTGAIVTFGLNALYGRHKIGRTQWGGDWDSSNARDFMKYTITKGYVIESWEFGNELSGSGVAASVGAVQYGKDLIRLKSIINELYQDSNSKPSLIAPGGFYEQDWYAKLLQVTGSNVVDVITHHIYNLGPGIDPNLVKKILDPQYLSRVSETFSKVDQTIQTYGPWASAWIGESGGAYNSGGRNVSNTFVNSFWYLDQLGMAAKYRTKVYCRQTLIGGNYGLLNTGTFVPNPDFYSALLWHRLMGTGVLDVNSDASPFLRYYAHCSKERAGVTALFINLSNQTRFEVSARNSLTIKPMRIHKGSSFMQGIKKTVSWVGNKASDLSISREEYHLTPKDGFLQSQTMVLNDIPLELTEDGNIPPLNPVLNDVKSPIVIAPLSIAFIVFPNFEAPTCK, encoded by the exons ATGGATGTCAGATTCTTCTTGCTTCTCTTAGTAGTTTCTCTACCTGCTATCTGGGCTCAAGACATAGAACATGCCAGAATTATAATCAATGCTAATGAGAAAGTTGCAGAAACAGACTATAATTTCATCTGTGCTACCTTGGATTGGTGGCCTCATGATAAGTGTGATTACAACCAATGTCCATGGGGGTACTCATCCGTCATTAATTTG AACCTATCTCATCCTCTTCTTTCCAAGGCAATTCAAG CTTTCCATAATTTAAGGATCAGAATTGGTGGCTCTTTACAAGACCAAGTATTGTATGATGTCGGAAACTTGAAAACCCCCTGCCGTCCATTTCAGAAGATAAGCTCGGGGTTATTTGGTTTCTCAAAGGGATGTTTACACATGAATCGGTGGGATGAGCTAAACCATTTATTCTCCAGGACAGG AGCCATTGTGACATTTGGCTTGAATGCCCTTTATGGGAGGCACAAGATTGGTAGAACTCAGTGGGGAGGAGATTGGGACTCCAGTAATGCTCGTGATTTTATGAAGTACACCATTACTAAGGGATATGTGATCGAGTCGTGGGAATTTG GTAATGAATTGAGTGGAAGTGGTGTTGCTGCTAGTGTTGGTGCTGTACAGTATGGAAAAGACCTGATCCGACTCAAAAGCATCATCAATGAGCTGTACCAAGATTCCAACTCAAAACCGTCACTTATAGCACCTGGAGGATTTTATGAGCAGGATTGGTATGCAAAACTTCTCCAGGTTACAGGATCAAATGTGGTTGATGTCATCACCCATCATATATATAACTTGGGTCCAG GCATTGATCCCAATCTAGTGAAAAAGATACTTGATCCCCAATACCTTAGCAGAGTATCAGAAACATTCAGCAAAGTTGATCAAACCATCCAAACATATGGTCCGTGGGCTTCTGCATGGATTGGGGAATCTGGTGGGGCATACAACAGTGGTGGCCGTAATGTATCTAACACATTTGTCAACAGTTTTTG GTACCTAGATCAGCTGGGTATGGCAGCCAAGTACAGAACAAAGGTCTACTGCAGACAAACACTAATTGGTGGAAATTATGGTCTTCTAAACACCGGCACATTTGTGCCAAATCCAGATTTCTACAG TGCACTTCTATGGCACCGGCTTATGGGAACAGGTGTTCTTGATGTCAATAGTGATGCTTCTCCCTTTTTACGCTATTATGCTCATTGCTCAAAAGAAAGG GCTGGTGTGACTGCATTGTTTATTAATTTAAGTAATCAAACACGTTTTGAAGTCAGTGCTCGGAACAGCTTAACTATAAAGCCGATGAGGATTCACAAAGGGAGCTCTTTCATGCAAGGTATTAAGAAAACAGTAAGTTGGGTTGGAAACAAGGCATCAGATTTGTCCATATCAAGAGAAGAATACCACCTGACTCCAAAAGATGGTTTCCTTCAAAGCCAAACCATGGTTCTAAATGATATCCCATTAGAACTGACTGAAGATGGAAACATTCCTCCACTAAACCCTGTTCTTAATGATGTGAAATCTCCTATAGTTATAGCTCCTTTGTCCATTGCTTTTATAGTGTTCCCAAATTTTGAAGCTCCAACTTGCAAATGA